The following nucleotide sequence is from Natronorubrum aibiense.
ATGAGCGCGGCGAGATCCGTCCCGGAAGCAGTCGTGCCGAGCGGATAGTTCATGTTCTCGAACAGCATGAGGTAGCGGGGCGCTTGACTCGTCGACGGTTCTCTCCAGAGCCCCAGCACCGCGACAAGCGCAATCAGGAGATATCCGCCGAGGATAAGAAAACCTAGTCGCGTTCGCCAGTCGGCCCACGCGACGAGCAGTGGGGTATGAATCCGCTCGTCGTACACCTCACGGAGTCGCTCACGCGTCGTCACGTCCGGTGCCGACGTGCTCTCGCTTCGCCAGTCAACCCCGTTCGTCTCAGTAGGCTTCATCCGAATCACCTGCGCTGATGCGTGGGTCAATTTTGCTGTACGTCAAGTCCGCGATGTAGACGCCGAGAACGAGCGCCACGGTGATGACGAGGAAAGTACCCATCATTAGCGGGTAGTCGTTCGCGTTCAGTGCGGTGATGAGGTAGTACCCCAGACCGGTGTAGGAGAAGATCTGCTCCAGAATAACGGTCCCGCCGAGCCGGAAGCCAAGCAGGAGGAGGAATCCCGTGTACATCGGTAAGATGGCGTTCCGGGCGACGTATCGGGTCGCGATACGACGGTCCGAGAGGCCTCGAAGGCGAGCCACCTGCACGTAGTCGTTGCCGAGCACCTGAATGCTGTTCCCGCGCATCGCGAGCGCCTGTCCACCGATTGCTCCCAGCGTGTACGAGAAGATGGGCAGCACGCTGTGTTCCAAAGCGCTAAGGACGAACGGGATGCTGAGTTGCCGTTCGACCCCGTTTCCGACTGTCCCCGCAGTGGGCAACCAGCCGAGCTGGTAGGCGAAGATGTACAGCGCCAAGACGGCGACGACGTAGAACGGTACCGACATCAGGGTAATCGAGATCCCCGAAAACAGCTTATCGAATCGGGAGCCTTCCCAGTACGCCTGTAGCGCCCCGAGAAAGATACCAATGACGAACACGAGTATCGTCGAGACAAGCACGACGAACACGGTCCACGGGGCTGAACTGGCGAGGATCGAAACGACTGGTTCGTTGAGCGAAATCGACTCCCCGAGGTTACCCTGGGCGAGAGCCATCATGTAGTCGAGGTACTGCTGCCAGAGAGGCGCGTCTGGACGGATATTCTGTAGGTTAGCGATTCGAGCGTCGACTTCCGAGGCCGGCACGCCCTGTCTGAGCAACTGGGCGCGTAACAGCGTGTACGGACCGCCTGGAAGGAGCCGTATCAGGACGAACGTCAGTGACGCAACCATGAATATGGTGGCGAATACCCGAGCCGTTCGGCGTACGTAGTAGTTGACCATTGTGTACTTCCTTTCCTCGTGTTACTGATTGATCGGGTTCAACTGGCCTTGCTTGGGGAGCCAATGCGAGGG
It contains:
- a CDS encoding ABC transporter permease; this translates as MVNYYVRRTARVFATIFMVASLTFVLIRLLPGGPYTLLRAQLLRQGVPASEVDARIANLQNIRPDAPLWQQYLDYMMALAQGNLGESISLNEPVVSILASSAPWTVFVVLVSTILVFVIGIFLGALQAYWEGSRFDKLFSGISITLMSVPFYVVAVLALYIFAYQLGWLPTAGTVGNGVERQLSIPFVLSALEHSVLPIFSYTLGAIGGQALAMRGNSIQVLGNDYVQVARLRGLSDRRIATRYVARNAILPMYTGFLLLLGFRLGGTVILEQIFSYTGLGYYLITALNANDYPLMMGTFLVITVALVLGVYIADLTYSKIDPRISAGDSDEAY